From a single Mesorhizobium shangrilense genomic region:
- a CDS encoding branched-chain amino acid ABC transporter permease, whose translation MHFGPHLLLATLEGLVTSAVLALTALGLSLVFGVMRVVNVAHGEFFMLGAVLAWAITSAIGGHPALGFLAALVLAPLIVGAIALVAERLVLRRLNYNPEATIVATIGMLYIIQQLALTFYGPEARPVQPPFSYRILLPWFGYSGYKLSVIAASALLLIGTWLVLTRTKIGLIMRATQYDSETAQAFGIPVGRVYGGVFALGAMLAAVAGVLIVPISQAHYLMGQDPLLLSFIVVIIGGLGSLRGTVVAAVLIGMSDGIISMFFSPTLAKIIATLLVAMVLVFRPQGLFGTQAR comes from the coding sequence GTGCACTTCGGACCCCACCTCCTCCTCGCCACCCTTGAAGGCCTCGTCACCTCCGCCGTGCTGGCGCTGACGGCGCTCGGCCTGTCGCTGGTGTTCGGCGTCATGCGCGTGGTCAATGTCGCCCATGGCGAGTTCTTCATGCTCGGCGCCGTGCTCGCCTGGGCGATCACATCAGCCATCGGTGGCCACCCGGCGCTCGGCTTTCTGGCCGCCCTCGTCCTGGCGCCGCTGATCGTCGGCGCCATTGCGCTTGTCGCCGAACGGCTGGTGCTGCGCCGGCTCAACTACAATCCGGAAGCCACCATCGTCGCCACAATCGGCATGCTTTACATCATCCAGCAGCTGGCGCTGACCTTCTACGGTCCTGAGGCCAGGCCGGTGCAGCCGCCGTTCAGCTATCGCATCCTGCTGCCATGGTTCGGCTATTCCGGCTACAAGCTGTCTGTTATCGCCGCCTCCGCGCTTCTACTCATCGGGACCTGGCTGGTGCTGACCCGCACGAAGATCGGCCTCATCATGCGTGCCACGCAATATGACAGCGAGACGGCGCAGGCCTTCGGCATTCCGGTGGGCCGTGTCTATGGCGGCGTCTTCGCGCTTGGCGCCATGCTGGCGGCCGTTGCTGGCGTGCTGATCGTGCCGATCAGCCAGGCGCATTATCTGATGGGGCAGGACCCGCTGCTGCTGTCCTTCATCGTCGTCATCATCGGCGGCCTCGGCTCGTTGCGCGGCACCGTCGTCGCCGCCGTGCTGATCGGCATGTCCGACGGCATCATCTCGATGTTCTTCTCGCCGACGCTGGCCAAGATCATCGCCACGCTACTGGTCGCCATGGTGCTGGTGTTCCGGCCGCAAGGCCTGTTCGGGACACAGGCACGATGA
- a CDS encoding ABC transporter substrate-binding protein, with protein sequence MTDKNGFFDLSKTGLTRRTALKGLAAGAGLAVAPGFVRYSQAQSSAPVKIGFQSHRTGIGAAYGRWYEKTTAAAIKAINAAGGINGRPVEVVIEDDGTDPARGAEVVAKFATQHKTDIVFGTLFSHVVIGSAPAAGEAKIPYFVVSEGHHVASTKLNRYVFQPGITDVKSQIQSMAPWISANVGKKVTMIYPDFAFGYDHRDYLPPALKAQGADVIAQIAIPPTESSFTKYFPQIPAETEVIYHVMVGPAVLTFVKELGEFYGSSRPQLFGFIDSLEATDINSPGLEFLDGSHFWEGSPRYAQPDDSAAQKAYRAAVGIDDNGAAVGDPKDVSTAAHMFGCWETLYVVKKAMEDAGYKGPEDRAKLVEATEALTAFAEGPEHPQGAKTFNGKIHQCFGIQNISKVEGGKLKVVHKTKIEDGLYEAEGDYTTQAL encoded by the coding sequence GTGACTGACAAGAATGGGTTCTTTGATCTCTCGAAAACCGGTCTCACCCGCCGCACGGCGTTGAAGGGACTGGCCGCGGGCGCCGGCCTCGCGGTGGCGCCGGGCTTCGTCCGCTATTCCCAGGCGCAGAGCTCCGCACCGGTCAAGATCGGCTTCCAGTCGCACCGCACCGGTATCGGCGCCGCCTACGGCCGCTGGTACGAGAAGACAACCGCGGCCGCCATCAAGGCGATCAACGCGGCCGGCGGCATCAATGGCCGTCCGGTCGAAGTGGTCATCGAGGATGACGGCACCGATCCGGCGCGTGGCGCCGAAGTGGTCGCCAAGTTCGCCACCCAGCACAAGACCGACATCGTTTTCGGCACGCTGTTCTCGCATGTCGTGATCGGCTCGGCGCCCGCCGCCGGCGAGGCCAAGATCCCCTACTTCGTCGTCAGCGAAGGCCATCATGTCGCTTCGACCAAGCTGAACCGCTATGTCTTCCAGCCCGGCATCACCGACGTGAAGAGCCAGATCCAGTCGATGGCGCCGTGGATCTCCGCCAATGTCGGCAAGAAGGTCACCATGATCTACCCGGATTTCGCCTTCGGCTACGATCACCGCGACTATCTGCCGCCGGCGCTGAAGGCGCAGGGCGCTGATGTCATCGCCCAGATCGCCATCCCGCCGACGGAATCGTCCTTCACCAAATACTTCCCGCAGATTCCCGCCGAGACCGAGGTGATCTACCACGTCATGGTCGGCCCGGCGGTGCTCACCTTCGTCAAGGAGCTCGGCGAGTTCTACGGCTCCAGCCGGCCGCAGCTGTTCGGTTTCATCGATTCGCTCGAAGCGACCGACATCAACAGCCCCGGCCTCGAATTCCTCGACGGCAGCCATTTCTGGGAGGGCTCGCCGCGCTACGCCCAGCCCGATGATTCCGCCGCCCAGAAGGCCTATCGCGCCGCTGTCGGCATCGACGACAATGGCGCGGCCGTCGGCGACCCCAAGGACGTCTCCACCGCCGCGCACATGTTCGGCTGCTGGGAGACTCTCTATGTCGTCAAGAAGGCGATGGAAGACGCCGGCTACAAGGGGCCGGAAGACCGTGCCAAGCTGGTCGAGGCGACCGAAGCGCTGACCGCTTTCGCCGAAGGTCCGGAGCATCCGCAGGGCGCAAAAACCTTCAACGGCAAGATCCACCAGTGCTTTGGCATCCAGAACATCTCGAAAGTCGAAGGCGGCAAGCTGAAGGTCGTCCACAAGACCAAGATCGAGGACGGACTTTACGAGGCAGAAGGGGATTATACGACGCAGGCGCTGTGA
- the pncB gene encoding nicotinate phosphoribosyltransferase → MAKTDIARRVYNHTWKLDPIVRSLLDTDFYKLLMLQMIWGMYPKVDATFSLINRTTSVRLADEIDEGELREQLDHARTLRLSKKEMIWLGGNNFYGRKQIFEPEFLAWLEDFQLPEYELSRRDGQYELTFGGPWMYTTLWEIPALAIINELRSRAAMRAFGPFALDVLYARAKAKMWAKTERLKALPGIRISDFGTRRRHSFLWQRWCVEALKEGIGDAFTGTSNVLLAMDNDLEALGTNAHELPMVFAALANSEKELKQSPYKVLQDWQRYYGGNLLIVLPDAFGTASFLRDAPDWVADWTGFRPDSAPPIEGGEKIISWWREKGRDPLQKLLIFSDGLEVETIEETYRHFKGKVRMSFGWGTNLTNDFEGCAPTETSRLDAISLVCKVTEANGRPAVKLSDNPAKATGDEKEIERYLRIFGEKDRVEQLVKV, encoded by the coding sequence ATGGCAAAGACCGATATAGCGCGGCGCGTCTACAACCACACCTGGAAGCTTGACCCGATCGTCCGCAGCCTGCTCGACACCGATTTCTACAAGCTTCTGATGCTGCAGATGATCTGGGGCATGTACCCCAAGGTCGACGCCACCTTCTCGCTGATCAACCGCACCACCTCGGTCCGCCTTGCAGATGAGATCGACGAAGGCGAGCTGCGCGAACAGCTGGATCATGCCCGCACGCTGCGGCTCAGCAAGAAGGAGATGATCTGGCTCGGCGGCAACAATTTCTATGGCCGCAAGCAGATCTTCGAGCCGGAGTTCCTTGCCTGGCTGGAAGATTTCCAGCTGCCCGAATACGAGCTTTCCAGGCGCGACGGCCAGTATGAACTCACCTTTGGCGGACCGTGGATGTATACCACGCTGTGGGAAATCCCGGCGCTCGCCATCATCAACGAATTGCGCTCGCGCGCCGCCATGCGGGCATTCGGCCCCTTCGCGCTCGATGTGCTCTATGCCCGCGCCAAGGCCAAGATGTGGGCCAAGACCGAGCGCCTGAAGGCGCTGCCCGGCATCCGCATTTCGGACTTCGGCACGCGCCGCCGCCACTCCTTCCTGTGGCAGCGCTGGTGCGTCGAGGCGCTGAAGGAAGGCATCGGCGATGCCTTCACCGGCACCTCCAACGTGCTGCTGGCCATGGACAACGACCTCGAGGCGCTCGGCACCAACGCGCATGAATTGCCGATGGTGTTCGCCGCACTCGCCAATTCCGAAAAGGAATTGAAGCAGTCGCCCTACAAGGTGCTGCAGGACTGGCAGCGCTACTATGGCGGCAATCTGCTGATCGTTCTTCCCGACGCCTTCGGCACGGCGTCGTTCCTGCGCGATGCGCCGGACTGGGTCGCCGACTGGACGGGCTTCCGTCCCGACAGCGCGCCGCCGATCGAGGGCGGCGAGAAGATCATTTCCTGGTGGCGTGAGAAGGGCAGGGATCCCCTGCAGAAGCTGCTGATCTTCTCCGATGGGCTCGAGGTCGAAACCATCGAGGAGACCTATCGCCACTTCAAGGGCAAGGTGCGCATGTCCTTCGGCTGGGGCACCAACCTCACCAATGATTTCGAGGGCTGCGCGCCAACCGAAACCAGCAGGCTGGACGCCATATCGCTGGTATGCAAAGTCACCGAGGCCAATGGCCGGCCGGCGGTCAAGCTTTCCGACAATCCGGCCAAGGCCACCGGCGACGAAAAGGAGATCGAACGCTACCTGCGGATCTTCGGAGAAAAAGATCGCGTGGAGCAATTGGTCAAGGTGTGA
- the gcvA gene encoding transcriptional regulator GcvA, with protein sequence MAKRLPPLNPLRAFEATARHASLTKAASELSVTHGAISHQIKALEQSLGVKLFERVGQRLKLTPHGAELLPAVSAAFDGIAAATQRMTRPASTGALSVSCVPALLSLWMIPRLGSFTSQYPDVRLTLIPSNDARDIRAAHIDVCLHYGDGGWTDCWMRKWSGLELFPVVSPTLINNRPIRAVRDLADHVFLHGDDGREWHTWLAAADGLDLERGRRHYLGDARMATEAAVHGHGVALGDTVTASALLARGQLIAPFSLSVPAVDDFYVVCRNEMKSAPIAQVFIDWLFAEKALDDGRASAPVAGRIGVRRKRPALRVVGARTAS encoded by the coding sequence ATGGCCAAGCGTCTGCCTCCCCTCAATCCGCTGCGTGCCTTCGAGGCAACGGCGCGGCATGCCTCGCTGACCAAGGCGGCAAGTGAGCTGAGCGTCACCCATGGCGCCATCAGCCACCAGATCAAGGCGTTGGAACAGTCGCTCGGCGTCAAGCTGTTCGAGCGCGTCGGCCAGCGGCTGAAACTCACGCCGCACGGCGCCGAATTGCTGCCGGCGGTATCCGCGGCCTTCGATGGCATCGCCGCCGCCACCCAGCGCATGACAAGGCCGGCCAGCACCGGTGCCCTGTCGGTGTCCTGCGTGCCGGCGCTGCTGTCGCTGTGGATGATCCCGCGACTGGGCAGCTTCACGTCCCAATATCCGGATGTCCGGCTGACGCTCATTCCGTCCAACGATGCCAGGGACATCCGCGCTGCGCATATCGACGTCTGCCTGCATTATGGCGACGGCGGCTGGACCGACTGCTGGATGCGCAAATGGTCGGGTCTCGAGTTGTTTCCCGTGGTCAGCCCGACGCTGATCAACAATCGCCCGATACGCGCGGTGCGCGATCTAGCCGACCATGTCTTCCTGCATGGCGACGACGGCCGGGAATGGCATACCTGGCTGGCTGCCGCCGACGGGCTCGACCTTGAACGCGGCCGCCGCCACTATCTTGGCGACGCGCGCATGGCGACCGAGGCTGCTGTCCACGGCCACGGTGTGGCGCTTGGCGATACGGTGACGGCGAGCGCGCTGCTTGCCAGGGGCCAACTGATCGCGCCGTTCAGCCTGTCGGTGCCGGCGGTCGACGATTTCTATGTCGTCTGCCGCAACGAGATGAAATCGGCACCGATCGCACAGGTCTTCATCGATTGGCTGTTCGCCGAGAAAGCGCTGGATGACGGGCGCGCCAGCGCGCCGGTGGCAGGCCGGATCGGGGTCCGCCGGAAGCGGCCGGCACTCAGGGTCGTTGGCGCCAGGACCGCCTCCTGA
- the speB gene encoding agmatinase produces the protein MGYDRGKLEALRRKYGESHGGEMFDPKFQRVADKIFSKSGTRLAPYSGIPTFLAAPYREIAADNPDFGDLQVAIIGVPMDLGVTNRPGSRFGPRALRAIERIGPYNHVLECAPTHELRVADIGDVPFRSRYRLETSHEDIERRANQIVDAGVIPLSVGGDHSISHPILKAVGKKAPVGLIHIDAHCDTSGLFDMTKFHHGGPFRNAVLDGVLDPSRTIQIGIRGSAEYLWEFTYESGMTVVHAEEVTGLGIPAIIEKARRIVGDGPTYVSFDIDSVDPAFAPGTGTPEVGGLTTREVLELLRGLKGLNIVGGDVVEVAPQYDATTNTAHAGAQVLFEILSLMVFSPAITGKGA, from the coding sequence ATGGGTTATGATCGCGGCAAGCTCGAAGCGTTGCGTCGCAAATATGGCGAAAGCCATGGCGGCGAAATGTTCGACCCGAAGTTCCAGCGCGTGGCGGACAAGATCTTTTCCAAGAGCGGCACACGCCTGGCGCCCTATTCGGGCATCCCGACATTCCTCGCTGCGCCCTACCGTGAAATTGCCGCCGACAATCCGGATTTCGGCGATCTGCAGGTGGCGATCATCGGCGTGCCGATGGACCTCGGCGTGACCAACCGGCCGGGATCGCGCTTCGGGCCCAGGGCCTTGCGCGCCATCGAGCGCATCGGCCCCTACAACCACGTGCTGGAATGCGCCCCGACGCATGAACTCAGGGTCGCCGACATCGGCGACGTGCCGTTCCGCAGCCGCTACAGGCTGGAGACCAGCCATGAGGATATCGAGCGGCGCGCCAACCAGATCGTCGACGCCGGCGTCATCCCGCTGTCTGTCGGCGGCGACCATTCGATCAGCCATCCGATCCTGAAGGCTGTCGGCAAGAAGGCTCCGGTCGGGCTGATCCATATCGACGCCCACTGCGACACCAGCGGCCTGTTCGACATGACCAAGTTCCACCACGGCGGGCCGTTCCGCAACGCAGTGCTGGACGGCGTGCTCGACCCGTCGCGCACCATCCAGATCGGCATTCGCGGCTCGGCCGAGTATCTGTGGGAGTTCACCTACGAATCCGGCATGACCGTGGTTCACGCCGAAGAGGTGACGGGGCTCGGCATTCCCGCCATCATCGAGAAGGCGCGTAGAATAGTTGGCGACGGCCCGACCTATGTGTCGTTCGACATCGACAGCGTCGATCCGGCCTTCGCGCCGGGCACCGGCACGCCGGAAGTCGGCGGGCTGACGACGCGGGAAGTTCTTGAGTTGCTGCGCGGCCTGAAGGGCCTCAACATCGTCGGCGGTGACGTCGTCGAGGTGGCGCCGCAATATGACGCGACCACCAACACCGCCCATGCCGGCGCCCAGGTGCTGTTCGAGATACTGAGCCTGATGGTTTTCAGCCCGGCGATCACCGGCAAGGGAGCCTGA
- a CDS encoding transporter substrate-binding domain-containing protein, with protein sequence MTIHTTLRSSIAAVLMGAAGLGLAIQAANADALADITKAGTINVGVFADFPPFSSASADMSLKGYDMDVAQYIADTLKVKLNPVAVTGQNRIPYLNDHRVDILMSVGYSKEREQVIDFAAAYAPYYIAVIGPAAMTVKGKEDLADKSIAVNRGTLEDTSLTEAAPASADIKRFDNYNAVIQAFISGQTQLMVVGNDVGAQVLAKQDALKPEQKFQLLTSPSHIGLNKSEDSLKKAVNDAVAKMLVDGKLDESSKAWLKTPLNPDNLKD encoded by the coding sequence ATGACGATACACACGACACTCAGATCATCCATCGCCGCCGTCCTCATGGGAGCCGCCGGTCTCGGCCTCGCCATCCAGGCCGCCAACGCCGACGCGCTGGCAGACATCACCAAGGCCGGCACCATCAATGTCGGCGTCTTCGCCGACTTCCCGCCCTTCTCCTCGGCCAGCGCCGACATGAGCCTCAAGGGCTACGACATGGACGTCGCGCAATACATCGCCGACACGCTGAAGGTGAAGCTCAACCCGGTCGCCGTCACCGGCCAGAACCGCATTCCCTATCTGAACGACCATCGCGTCGACATCCTGATGAGCGTCGGCTACTCGAAGGAGCGTGAACAGGTCATCGACTTCGCCGCCGCCTACGCGCCTTACTACATCGCGGTGATCGGGCCCGCGGCGATGACGGTCAAAGGCAAGGAAGACCTCGCCGACAAGTCGATCGCCGTCAATCGCGGCACGCTGGAGGACACCTCGCTCACCGAGGCGGCACCCGCATCGGCCGACATCAAGCGCTTCGACAACTACAACGCCGTGATCCAGGCCTTCATCTCCGGCCAGACCCAGCTGATGGTCGTCGGCAATGATGTCGGCGCGCAGGTTCTGGCAAAGCAGGACGCACTGAAGCCCGAGCAGAAGTTCCAGCTTCTGACATCGCCCTCGCATATCGGTCTCAACAAGAGTGAAGACAGCCTCAAGAAGGCGGTCAACGACGCCGTCGCCAAGATGCTGGTGGACGGCAAGCTGGACGAAAGCTCGAAAGCCTGGCTGAAGACCCCGCTCAATCCCGACAATCTCAAGGATTGA
- a CDS encoding amino acid ABC transporter permease, with product MAFAWLPGALGDIARGAATTILLIAVTTLAGTFLSILGAAGRRNGPVLLKRAIGVYVEVVRNTPFLVQLFFIFFGLPSLGIRLDPVLAAMLAMTLNMAAYTIEIVGAGLDAVPGGQTEAALALGLRPRQVFIKIVLPQALKVIYPALTSQIVIMMLESAVVSQIAVRELTYEADMLQARTFRSFETYLVVTVVYLVLSMALRRLLVTGGRRVLGAGVS from the coding sequence GTGGCCTTTGCCTGGCTCCCGGGTGCTCTAGGCGACATAGCGCGCGGCGCGGCCACGACGATCCTGCTGATCGCCGTGACCACGCTCGCGGGAACGTTCCTCAGCATCCTCGGTGCCGCGGGACGACGAAACGGCCCTGTGCTGCTCAAGCGGGCGATCGGCGTCTATGTCGAGGTCGTCCGCAACACGCCGTTCCTGGTGCAGCTGTTCTTCATCTTCTTCGGGCTGCCCAGCCTCGGCATACGGCTCGACCCGGTGCTGGCCGCCATGCTGGCCATGACGCTCAACATGGCGGCCTACACGATCGAGATCGTCGGCGCCGGGCTTGACGCCGTGCCTGGCGGGCAGACGGAAGCAGCTCTGGCACTTGGGCTCAGGCCACGCCAGGTCTTCATCAAGATCGTGCTGCCGCAGGCGCTCAAGGTGATCTATCCGGCGCTCACCAGCCAGATCGTCATCATGATGCTGGAGTCCGCCGTCGTGTCGCAGATCGCCGTGCGCGAACTGACCTATGAAGCGGACATGCTGCAGGCACGCACGTTCCGCTCCTTCGAGACCTATCTTGTCGTGACGGTGGTCTATCTCGTCCTGTCGATGGCATTGCGGCGACTGCTGGTCACCGGCGGACGGCGCGTACTCGGGGCTGGTGTGTCATGA
- a CDS encoding amino acid ABC transporter permease, which produces MIEFTFWDIVRNLLLAARWTVLLSLAAFVGGAVVGMVILFFRIAKNKWSRRIASGYIALFQGTPLLMQLFLMFFGLPMLGLRIEPWTAAVLGLTFFASAYLAEIWRSGVDALPLGQWDAGASLGLHYLQELRLIILPQAFSITRAPTVGFLVQLIKSTALTSIIGFEELVRTSNAINNATFEPFKVYGLVALIFFVMCFPLTQYARKLEQRAAAR; this is translated from the coding sequence ATGATCGAATTCACCTTCTGGGATATCGTGCGCAATCTTCTGCTCGCCGCCCGCTGGACGGTGCTTCTGTCGCTGGCCGCCTTCGTCGGCGGCGCGGTGGTCGGCATGGTCATCCTGTTCTTCAGGATCGCCAAGAATAAATGGAGCCGGCGCATTGCCTCCGGCTACATCGCGCTCTTCCAGGGAACGCCGCTGCTCATGCAGCTTTTCCTGATGTTCTTCGGCCTGCCGATGCTGGGCTTGCGCATCGAGCCGTGGACAGCGGCGGTGCTCGGCCTCACCTTCTTCGCCAGCGCCTATCTCGCCGAGATCTGGCGCTCCGGCGTCGACGCACTGCCGCTCGGCCAATGGGACGCCGGCGCCAGCCTTGGCCTGCACTACCTGCAGGAGCTCAGGCTGATCATCCTGCCGCAGGCGTTTTCGATCACCCGGGCGCCGACCGTCGGTTTCCTGGTTCAGCTCATCAAATCGACGGCGCTGACATCGATCATCGGCTTCGAGGAACTGGTGCGGACCTCCAACGCCATCAACAACGCGACCTTCGAGCCGTTCAAGGTCTACGGGCTGGTGGCGCTGATCTTCTTCGTCATGTGCTTTCCGCTGACACAGTACGCACGCAAGCTCGAGCAACGCGCGGCGGCCCGCTGA
- a CDS encoding MATE family efflux transporter — MSAIEAGARAPGSLWRQEIRATLALAWPMVLTNLGQTAMTATDVMMMGRLGADTLASGALGANLYFMPLIFGLGLMLATSPMIATELGRNRHSVRDLRRTVRQGLWLAILICIPIWIVLWHGEAILLAMGQEPALAHQAGIYLRWLEWAVLPFYGYIILRSFISALERPGWALVIVFVAVACNVFFNWVFMFGNLGVSAMGIAGSGLATSLSSALMFFGMVAVVMLEPKFRRYRLFGRFWRSDWPRFKGLLRLGLPIAGLLAFEVTIFNVAALLMGLIDADSLAAHAIAIQIASVTFMVPLGLNQAVTVRVGLAHGAGNPAGVSRAGWTAYVIGVSFMALMGLVMILWPHLLIGAFIDLGDPANARVIALAVSFLVFAALFQIFDGAQAVAAGMLRGLHDTKVPMIYAAIGYWGVGLPLGVVLAFHFGLHGVGIWMGLALGLAVVAAMLLARWLRRDRIASPLTFGR; from the coding sequence ATGTCTGCGATCGAAGCCGGCGCGCGCGCGCCGGGAAGCCTTTGGCGTCAGGAAATCAGGGCGACGCTGGCGCTCGCCTGGCCGATGGTGCTGACCAATCTCGGCCAGACAGCGATGACCGCGACCGATGTCATGATGATGGGGCGTCTCGGGGCCGATACGCTGGCCAGCGGCGCGCTCGGCGCCAACCTCTATTTCATGCCGCTGATCTTCGGGCTCGGCCTCATGCTGGCGACCTCGCCGATGATCGCCACCGAGCTCGGCCGCAACAGGCATTCGGTGCGCGACCTGCGCCGCACCGTGCGCCAGGGCCTGTGGCTGGCGATCCTCATCTGCATTCCGATCTGGATCGTGCTTTGGCACGGCGAGGCAATTCTGCTGGCCATGGGCCAGGAGCCGGCGCTGGCGCATCAGGCCGGCATCTATCTGCGCTGGCTCGAATGGGCGGTGCTGCCCTTCTACGGCTACATCATCCTGCGTTCCTTCATCTCGGCGCTGGAGCGGCCGGGCTGGGCGCTGGTCATCGTCTTCGTCGCCGTCGCCTGCAACGTCTTCTTCAACTGGGTGTTCATGTTCGGCAATCTCGGCGTCAGCGCCATGGGCATTGCTGGGTCCGGCCTCGCAACCTCGCTGTCCAGCGCGCTGATGTTCTTCGGCATGGTCGCCGTGGTGATGCTGGAACCGAAATTCCGTCGCTACCGCCTGTTCGGACGCTTCTGGCGCTCCGATTGGCCGCGCTTCAAGGGATTGCTGCGGCTCGGCCTGCCGATCGCCGGCCTTCTCGCCTTCGAGGTGACGATCTTCAACGTGGCGGCCCTGCTCATGGGGCTGATTGATGCGGATTCGCTTGCCGCGCACGCCATCGCCATCCAGATCGCTTCGGTCACCTTCATGGTGCCGCTTGGCCTCAACCAGGCGGTGACGGTGCGTGTCGGGCTTGCGCATGGCGCCGGCAATCCGGCTGGCGTTTCGCGCGCCGGCTGGACCGCCTATGTCATCGGCGTCTCGTTCATGGCGCTGATGGGGCTGGTCATGATCCTGTGGCCGCATCTGCTGATCGGCGCCTTCATCGATCTCGGCGATCCGGCCAATGCAAGGGTGATCGCGCTTGCCGTATCGTTCCTGGTCTTTGCCGCGCTGTTCCAGATCTTCGATGGCGCGCAGGCCGTCGCTGCCGGCATGCTCAGGGGTCTGCACGACACCAAGGTGCCGATGATCTACGCGGCCATCGGCTATTGGGGCGTTGGCCTGCCGCTTGGCGTGGTGCTGGCCTTCCATTTTGGCTTGCACGGCGTCGGCATCTGGATGGGGCTGGCGCTGGGACTGGCCGTGGTGGCGGCGATGCTCCTGGCGCGCTGGCTGCGGCGCGACAGGATCGCCTCGCCGCTCACCTTTGGTCGCTGA